CTCGCTGGTGCTGCTGTCGCTCCTGCTGCTGTCCGATCTCCGGATCGGGCAGCAGCTCCCTCGCCTTTTCAAGCAGAGGACGCAGACGCTCCGGCAAGTGTTCTTCCAAGAAGTCCAGCATCCGACCGATGCCGTCCGTCAGACGCTCGGTGAAGCTGCGTTCCTCCTGCAGCTCGGATTGCAGATAATAGTTTTCATCGCGCAGCCTCCGGTTTTCCTGTTCAAGTCTCTGCTGCCGCTGCGCTTCTTCCAGCCGCTTCTTCATGGACGGCACCTGTGACCGCAGACGGGTGTTTTCCTCCGTCAGCTCCTGTACCTTGTGCCGATCCGTCACGCTGCGCAGTGCCATTTTCTTTAGCTGCTCGACCTGATCCACCGTCACGCCCTTTACTGCCCCTGTGAGCGTCTTTTCCGGCTGAATATCATGCAGGGGTACATTTACCCTGTCAGCCTCCTTTAAGAGCCGCACAGTGCCTTTCAGAGCGTCCCGCTGCCGTTCCAGCTCAGCAACCTCCCGCTCTACTGCCGCTGTCTGCTGCTGCACCGCTTCCAGCCTCGCAGCCGCTTCCTTGAACTGCGGCAAGTCCATGTGCGGTCTGTTCGTGCCGAGAGAGATAATTTCAAAATCGTGCCGCTGGGCGATCTCCGTCAGAGCTTCTTTCTCCCGTTCCATCCACGCCGCCCATTCGGTCTGCTTTCTGCCGACACCGACAAACCCCTGCTGCTTCAATGCCTGTTTCATAGATACCCTTGTAGAAAGTCCTCTTGACTGCTCCGTTGCCACAGGGATAAAATCGACATGGAGATGGGGCGTTGCCTCGTCCATGTGCAGCACCATATTGAACACCCGCAGATGGGGGTTGCGTTCTGCAAAAGACTCCGCAAAATCTTTCAGAGCTGCCGCCGCCCGTTCTCCGTCCGGCGTACCGCACCCACAGTCGCTCATGTTGCCGATCTGGAAGATCGCTTCATGGAACAGCTTTTCCTGTTTACTCTGCCGGATATGCTCATAGTAGTCCGGTATCTTATCTCTCGTTTTGGTTTTCTTTGCGTTGTAGGCTGCGAGAGCTTCATCAAAGACCATATGATAGACCTGCTTCAGATCCTCGCTGCAGAAAACAATGTTCTGCTCCGTCCGGCTCCGGTCTACATTCGCCGCTGAGAAGCTGCGGTTGTTGTGCCGGATGCTCCCTGCACCTGTCATGCCCGAAATCGTAACTCCCATAAAATCGCCCCCTTTCCGCTTATTCTTCCGTCCTCTATTTTATCATAAATTTCCGCTAAAAACAACCTCTTTGTTACTTTCTGGTGAGAAAGTAACGCAAAAGCACTTTCACACCGCCGCCCCATCGGTGCAGCGGTGTGAAAGTGCTTTGCGCCCCTAAAGGGGAGGGGTTGCCGGAGCTGCTTCACTGCCGGCTCATGCCTGCTGCTCTGCCAGCTCCGGAGGGGCGCTGCCCCTGCCGTCTGCGGACGGCTCCCCGAACTTCATCCCACCGATAAACTGGAAATTGTTTATTTCTTCTTTTTCGGTTTTGGGGCTGGCAGTTCACCATACATTGCATGAAACAAGCCTGTCAAAAATTCCTTATTATCAACTTCATCTACCAACAACATCTCTTTTGCTCCCTCATAGGGTAATTCATACGGAGCTGTCGGCATATAACTAATTGCTGATTTTACTGGTTTAACAAGTAATCTATCATCATAGATACCGCCTACAATCTTGCCACGATAATAAATAATAAATTCTCCCATCATAGCTCGATAAGTAATTTCTTCTAACTCAGATAGCTGTCCTAAAATAAACTCTAAGTATTCCTTGCTTGATGCCATATTTCCACCTCAAATCCCGATTTGTCGTTCTGTTTAGTC
This portion of the Dysosmobacter acutus genome encodes:
- a CDS encoding TfoX/Sxy family protein; this translates as MASSKEYLEFILGQLSELEEITYRAMMGEFIIYYRGKIVGGIYDDRLLVKPVKSAISYMPTAPYELPYEGAKEMLLVDEVDNKEFLTGLFHAMYGELPAPKPKKKK
- a CDS encoding plasmid recombination protein; translated protein: MGVTISGMTGAGSIRHNNRSFSAANVDRSRTEQNIVFCSEDLKQVYHMVFDEALAAYNAKKTKTRDKIPDYYEHIRQSKQEKLFHEAIFQIGNMSDCGCGTPDGERAAAALKDFAESFAERNPHLRVFNMVLHMDEATPHLHVDFIPVATEQSRGLSTRVSMKQALKQQGFVGVGRKQTEWAAWMEREKEALTEIAQRHDFEIISLGTNRPHMDLPQFKEAAARLEAVQQQTAAVEREVAELERQRDALKGTVRLLKEADRVNVPLHDIQPEKTLTGAVKGVTVDQVEQLKKMALRSVTDRHKVQELTEENTRLRSQVPSMKKRLEEAQRQQRLEQENRRLRDENYYLQSELQEERSFTERLTDGIGRMLDFLEEHLPERLRPLLEKARELLPDPEIGQQQERQQHQRGMGGMEL